The proteins below come from a single Myxococcales bacterium genomic window:
- a CDS encoding 50S ribosomal protein L23 yields the protein MNVHQVIRRPLVTEKSTIGREENNLATFAVAPDATKHDIRRAVEVLFKVEVAEVRTMRQPRKTKRVGRKIGRKAEWKKAIVKLAEGHSIEFFEGV from the coding sequence GTGAACGTTCACCAGGTAATTCGCCGCCCCCTCGTCACGGAGAAAAGCACCATCGGCCGTGAGGAAAACAATCTTGCGACTTTCGCAGTCGCCCCTGACGCCACCAAGCACGATATTAGGCGCGCGGTCGAAGTGTTGTTCAAGGTTGAGGTCGCGGAAGTTCGCACCATGCGGCAACCGCGCAAGACAAAGCGAGTGGGGCGCAAAATCGGTCGCAAGGCCGAATGGAAGAAGGCCATCGTGAAACTCGCCGAAGGTCACAGCATCGAATTCTTCGAGGGAGTGTAG